In Gemmatimonadaceae bacterium, one genomic interval encodes:
- a CDS encoding DUF4105 domain-containing protein: MTVALVIHASITGATTAPAWGQGAVPPQGAATASAPGEKMRPASADTAVPANAEPGANLTVHLLTMGHGDLVWEKFGHNAIWIQNASANVDVIYHWGLFDFADADFMSNFLKGDMRYSMGAFDLAGTIDAYRQANRTVWAQRLNLSPAERHRLNEFLMRNNLPENRKYSYDYYRDNCSTRVRDALDFALGGTIGRASKLRASGASYRFHTERLTQDDALVHTGTLAALGHPVDEPISNWEEMFLPVKLMEHLRSVAVTSSSGVPAPLVSDERVLFQATRAPEASKVTRGPAGVIILVTFVLLVAGAMWAFSIRRGGFARPVLGLAAIWSVVAGVLGIVLAGLWMATNHVYSYRNENLLQATPLSLILAIMLVHLLWRTKASRAVADRAKPLASAAVMSAIIAALSILGFAMQILPVFDQTNGSIIALAMPLHLGVAAVLTALLRQHRQSGLRQPREDG, encoded by the coding sequence ATGACGGTCGCTCTGGTTATCCATGCATCGATTACCGGCGCGACCACTGCTCCGGCATGGGGTCAGGGCGCGGTTCCCCCTCAGGGTGCCGCAACGGCAAGCGCCCCCGGAGAGAAAATGCGCCCCGCATCGGCCGATACCGCAGTCCCTGCAAATGCGGAGCCCGGGGCAAACCTGACCGTTCACCTTCTGACAATGGGCCACGGCGACCTCGTCTGGGAAAAATTCGGCCATAACGCGATCTGGATACAGAATGCGTCAGCCAACGTCGACGTCATCTATCACTGGGGGCTGTTCGATTTCGCCGATGCGGACTTCATGTCCAACTTTCTAAAGGGCGATATGCGCTACTCCATGGGCGCTTTCGACCTTGCGGGAACGATTGACGCGTATCGGCAGGCGAATCGGACCGTATGGGCGCAGCGATTGAATCTGTCGCCCGCGGAGCGTCACCGGCTCAACGAGTTCCTGATGCGGAACAACCTCCCCGAGAATCGGAAATACTCCTACGATTACTACCGCGATAACTGCTCTACGCGCGTACGAGACGCGCTTGACTTCGCGCTGGGCGGAACCATCGGCAGAGCGTCGAAACTTCGTGCCTCAGGCGCGTCGTATCGGTTTCATACGGAACGGCTGACTCAGGATGACGCGCTGGTCCATACCGGCACTCTCGCTGCTCTCGGGCATCCTGTAGACGAGCCCATTTCGAATTGGGAGGAAATGTTTCTTCCAGTGAAGCTGATGGAGCACCTGCGGTCGGTGGCAGTAACGAGCTCAAGCGGTGTGCCCGCACCACTGGTGTCTGACGAGCGCGTGCTGTTTCAGGCAACGCGCGCGCCTGAGGCGTCGAAGGTCACACGAGGTCCTGCAGGAGTCATCATTCTCGTAACATTCGTACTGCTCGTTGCGGGGGCAATGTGGGCCTTTTCGATACGACGTGGAGGCTTCGCGCGGCCGGTGCTTGGGCTCGCTGCGATCTGGAGTGTCGTTGCCGGAGTGCTGGGCATTGTGCTCGCCGGCCTGTGGATGGCCACCAATCATGTGTACAGCTACAGAAACGAGAATCTGCTCCAGGCTACACCATTGTCATTGATCCTCGCCATCATGCTCGTTCACCTGCTCTGGCGAACGAAGGCATCGCGAGCAGTCGCCGACCGGGCGAAGCCACTTGCAAGTGCGGCAGTGATGTCCGCCATCATTGCAGCGTTGTCTATTCTGGGTTTCGCAATGCAGATTCTGCCAGTCTTCGACCAGACAAATGGTTCGATCATCGCGCTCGCGATGCCACTGCACCTCGGCGTAGCTGCGGTGCTTACCGCTTTGTTGCGCCAACACCGCCAGTCAGGTTTGCGACAACCCCGGGAAGACGGATGA
- a CDS encoding amidohydrolase, protein MSRLLGSLVIVVPLLAFALTGCAMSMTPPGVPTLAIVNAKIWTANPRQPWADAVAVSGDRIIAVGSSAEISKLAGVTPGARVIDARGGMVAPGFIDSHVHFIDGGFRLASVQLRNAKTPAAFIAAIKAYAATVPPGTWITGGDWDHMNWGGELPRRDWIDSVTPNNPVWISRLDGHMALANSDALAKGGVTSATGNIDGGSIVRDASGKPTGILKDNAQTLVNSVEPPATAQQNDRALEAAMQYVAERGVTSVHNMGGFGDLATFDRSRAAGKLITRIYAVTPIAQWARLRDTVARRGGGDHWVRIGGLKGFVDGSLGSHTAAMLAPYSDTPADSGFLVETEKDLYQWASAGDKAGLQMIVHAIGDRAIRTQLDVFERVARENGPRDRRFRIEHAQHIDPADIPRFARLSVIPSMQPYHAIDDGRWAEKVIGRERSKGTYAFRSLTDAGAKIAFGSDWFVAPPTPLEGIYAAVTRRTLDDMHPDGWIPEQKIGVEDALRAYTRNGAYASHEEEAKGSIERGKLADLVLIDRDLTSVAPEAIREASVLMTIVGGRVVYEARAR, encoded by the coding sequence ATGAGCCGTCTGCTTGGGAGTCTCGTGATTGTTGTCCCACTTCTCGCTTTCGCGCTCACAGGATGCGCCATGTCGATGACGCCACCCGGTGTTCCAACTCTCGCGATTGTGAATGCAAAGATCTGGACCGCAAATCCGCGGCAGCCGTGGGCTGACGCTGTGGCGGTGAGCGGTGACCGTATAATCGCCGTCGGATCGAGTGCCGAGATTTCGAAGCTGGCTGGAGTGACCCCAGGAGCAAGAGTCATCGATGCCAGGGGAGGCATGGTCGCACCCGGATTTATCGACTCACATGTGCATTTTATCGACGGCGGATTTCGGCTTGCGTCGGTTCAGTTGCGCAATGCGAAAACGCCGGCTGCGTTCATTGCTGCCATAAAAGCCTACGCTGCTACCGTCCCTCCCGGTACGTGGATCACCGGCGGTGACTGGGATCATATGAACTGGGGAGGCGAGCTTCCGCGCCGCGACTGGATCGACTCGGTGACGCCCAATAATCCGGTGTGGATTTCGCGGCTGGATGGTCACATGGCGCTGGCGAATAGCGACGCGCTTGCAAAAGGCGGAGTGACAAGCGCTACCGGCAACATCGATGGTGGTTCGATAGTCCGGGACGCGAGCGGCAAACCGACTGGAATTCTCAAGGACAACGCGCAGACCCTGGTCAATTCGGTCGAGCCGCCTGCGACGGCGCAGCAGAACGATCGGGCACTGGAGGCGGCGATGCAGTATGTCGCCGAGCGCGGCGTCACGTCGGTTCATAACATGGGTGGCTTCGGCGATCTTGCGACGTTCGATCGTTCGCGGGCAGCGGGGAAGCTGATCACGCGAATCTACGCTGTCACTCCAATCGCGCAGTGGGCGAGGCTGCGCGACACGGTGGCGCGACGCGGCGGCGGCGATCACTGGGTTCGCATTGGCGGGCTCAAGGGTTTCGTGGATGGATCGCTTGGCTCACACACGGCAGCAATGCTGGCGCCCTACAGCGATACGCCGGCCGATTCCGGCTTTCTGGTAGAAACAGAGAAAGATCTTTATCAGTGGGCGTCTGCCGGGGACAAGGCAGGCCTGCAAATGATCGTTCACGCAATCGGGGACCGTGCAATCAGAACCCAGCTCGACGTATTCGAGCGCGTGGCGCGTGAGAACGGCCCGCGGGACCGCCGGTTCAGAATCGAGCACGCACAGCATATTGATCCCGCAGACATCCCTCGCTTTGCGCGTCTCAGCGTCATCCCGAGCATGCAGCCCTACCATGCGATCGATGACGGGCGATGGGCAGAAAAAGTGATCGGACGCGAACGTAGCAAGGGCACGTATGCATTTCGGTCACTGACGGACGCCGGTGCGAAGATCGCGTTTGGGAGCGACTGGTTCGTGGCTCCCCCAACACCTCTCGAGGGAATCTACGCGGCGGTAACCCGTCGGACGCTGGACGACATGCACCCGGATGGCTGGATTCCTGAACAAAAGATCGGAGTCGAAGACGCACTGCGCGCGTATACGAGGAACGGCGCGTATGCGTCGCACGAGGAGGAAGCGAAGGGCTCCATCGAACGCGGGAAGCTTGCTGATCTGGTCCTCATCGATCGTGACCTGACGAGCGTTGCGCCGGAGGCGATACGCGAGGCGAGCGTGTTGATGACGATCGTCGGCGGGCGGGTTGTGTATGAAGCGCGAGCGCGCTGA
- the rpmE gene encoding 50S ribosomal protein L31, translating to MKSEIHPVYATANVKCACGNTYQTRSTIAEIHTDICAQCHPFFTGKQKLVDTAGRVERFRQKYASRTSTAPAASATPES from the coding sequence ATGAAATCAGAAATTCATCCGGTGTATGCCACCGCGAATGTCAAGTGCGCGTGCGGCAACACCTATCAGACTCGTTCGACGATAGCGGAAATCCATACCGATATCTGCGCCCAGTGTCACCCTTTCTTCACTGGCAAGCAGAAGCTCGTTGACACTGCTGGTCGCGTCGAGCGCTTTCGTCAGAAATATGCTTCCCGAACTTCGACTGCGCCCGCCGCTTCGGCGACGCCGGAAAGCTGA
- the prfA gene encoding peptide chain release factor 1, whose protein sequence is MSLRDRLADALARAGEVEKQLSDPKTVKDAQRMTTLGREHRHLTPLVEMSGTLQRYDNELAEVRELVLADDPEMAAEARAEQGRLEDATAQLEARIKPALIPHDPLDDRPAIVEIRAGTGGDEAAIFAADLYRMYIRFAERRGWRIETISHSEGTLGGIKEAIFKVKGEGVFGTMRWESGVHRVQRVPVTENQGRIHTSAATVAVLPEAEEIDMKIEDKDLRIDVFRASGPGGQSVNTTDSAVRITHIPSNIVVSQQDQKSQLQNKLKGMEVLRARLLDLRIAEQEAERSRMRRTQVGTGDRSAKIRTYNFPQNRVTDHRIGFTMHELTHVLDGDIDPVVEALKHADVEDRLSE, encoded by the coding sequence CTGAGCCTTCGTGATCGCCTTGCCGACGCGCTCGCGCGCGCCGGTGAGGTCGAGAAACAGCTGTCCGACCCGAAGACGGTAAAGGATGCCCAGCGAATGACAACGCTGGGTCGCGAGCATCGCCATCTGACTCCGCTCGTTGAAATGTCGGGAACGCTTCAGAGGTATGACAACGAGCTCGCCGAAGTGCGCGAGCTCGTTCTCGCAGACGACCCGGAAATGGCGGCGGAGGCCCGTGCCGAGCAGGGTCGGCTCGAAGACGCGACCGCTCAGCTCGAGGCACGCATCAAGCCCGCTCTCATTCCGCATGATCCCCTCGACGACAGGCCTGCAATCGTCGAGATTCGTGCCGGCACCGGGGGCGACGAGGCGGCCATTTTTGCCGCCGATCTTTACCGGATGTACATCCGGTTTGCGGAACGCCGGGGGTGGAGAATCGAGACCATTTCCCATTCGGAAGGCACTTTGGGCGGAATCAAGGAAGCAATCTTCAAGGTCAAGGGCGAGGGCGTATTTGGAACGATGCGCTGGGAGTCAGGCGTCCACCGCGTGCAGCGGGTACCCGTAACGGAAAATCAGGGCCGGATCCACACCTCAGCCGCAACCGTCGCCGTTCTGCCAGAGGCCGAGGAAATCGATATGAAAATCGAGGACAAGGACCTCCGGATCGATGTATTCCGTGCGTCAGGCCCTGGCGGCCAGAGTGTGAACACAACCGATTCGGCTGTTCGCATCACACATATTCCCTCGAATATCGTCGTCAGCCAGCAGGACCAGAAGTCACAGCTTCAGAACAAACTCAAAGGGATGGAAGTTCTTCGCGCGCGCCTGCTTGATCTTCGCATCGCCGAGCAGGAAGCAGAGCGGTCGCGCATGCGCAGAACGCAGGTGGGAACAGGAGACCGATCGGCGAAAATCCGGACGTATAATTTTCCGCAGAATCGAGTGACCGATCATCGGATCGGGTTCACCATGCATGAGCTGACCCACGTTCTTGACGGGGACATCGACCCCGTTGTCGAAGCGCTGAAGCACGCCGACGTCGAAGACCGTCTCAGTGAGTAG
- the prmC gene encoding peptide chain release factor N(5)-glutamine methyltransferase gives MTRTSRSFRAPDPPVLPVMEELTSSLRLAGIPDPRRVASDIIAALMDVPRSWPMMNGEMILDPEIVEAARESARMLGRGAPFAYAVGSAPFRHLSLRVDERVLIPRPETEVLVDGILERMRARYGPSERWGTAVDVGTGSGAIALALASEGRFDHVIATDTSLDALNVARSNALDLAQGVARSIEFRHGSFMAPLAGVRATLVVSNPPYVSFDEIELLPASVRDWEPPLALFSGANGMFATSAIVRESAGILLSGGLLALEVDETRASLVAELIMSSHCYTAVAVGLDLTGRERFVFASRL, from the coding sequence GTGACTCGCACGTCGCGGTCATTCCGCGCGCCCGACCCACCCGTTCTCCCGGTGATGGAGGAGCTCACGAGTTCCCTTCGGCTGGCCGGCATTCCCGATCCGCGCCGCGTAGCGAGCGACATTATCGCGGCGCTGATGGACGTCCCGCGCTCATGGCCGATGATGAACGGCGAAATGATCCTCGACCCGGAAATCGTTGAAGCTGCGCGAGAGTCGGCTCGGATGCTCGGACGGGGCGCACCATTCGCGTATGCGGTCGGCTCGGCACCGTTTCGTCACCTGTCGCTCCGGGTTGACGAGAGAGTGTTGATTCCGCGTCCCGAAACGGAAGTACTTGTCGACGGCATTCTTGAACGAATGCGCGCCCGATACGGGCCGTCAGAGCGGTGGGGGACGGCGGTGGACGTCGGGACAGGCTCTGGTGCGATTGCACTCGCGTTAGCCAGCGAAGGCCGGTTCGATCATGTCATTGCGACAGACACCTCGCTCGACGCGTTGAACGTCGCACGAAGTAATGCGCTCGACCTGGCGCAGGGAGTTGCGCGCTCAATCGAGTTTCGCCATGGATCGTTCATGGCCCCGCTTGCGGGTGTAAGGGCGACGCTGGTGGTCTCCAACCCGCCATACGTGTCGTTCGATGAAATCGAATTGCTGCCGGCCAGCGTGCGGGACTGGGAGCCGCCGCTTGCGCTCTTCAGCGGGGCGAACGGCATGTTTGCCACGTCCGCCATTGTACGCGAGAGTGCTGGCATTCTTCTCAGCGGGGGGCTGCTGGCGCTCGAAGTCGATGAGACAAGGGCATCGCTGGTCGCGGAGCTGATCATGTCGAGCCATTGCTATACCGCTGTCGCGGTCGGACTCGATCTTACCGGACGCGAGCGTTTCGTGTTCGCGTCACGACTCTGA
- a CDS encoding YlbF family regulator produces MLEDKAKELGRMIGQSAEYQAVKRSSEALNGDREAVVVLQAMEKIRVQAQDMIQRGEQPTPEMEQQLDDMLAKVQTNSVYQRAISAQENFDKIMYQVNNWIMDGMKKGATSSIISLS; encoded by the coding sequence ATGCTTGAAGACAAGGCGAAAGAACTTGGACGCATGATAGGCCAAAGCGCTGAATACCAGGCGGTCAAGAGATCGAGCGAAGCGCTGAACGGCGATCGCGAGGCGGTAGTCGTACTTCAGGCGATGGAAAAAATCCGCGTGCAGGCGCAGGACATGATCCAGCGAGGCGAGCAGCCGACACCGGAAATGGAGCAGCAGCTCGACGATATGCTCGCGAAGGTTCAGACCAACTCCGTGTACCAGCGGGCGATATCGGCACAGGAGAATTTTGACAAGATCATGTATCAGGTCAATAACTGGATTATGGACGGGATGAAGAAGGGCGCGACCAGCTCCATTATCTCGCTTTCCTGA
- the tmk gene encoding dTMP kinase: MQRGQLIVFEGSEGAGKSTQLRRLAQRLASAGVENSVLREPGGTPLGDAIRRLVLEADHDILPATEALLFMASRAELVEREIDPLLARGVVVLMDRFFLSTYAYQIAGRGLPAEQVRSANALAAAGMVPSLTLLIDLPAGEGLTRATARSAQDRIERSGDDFHARVGRAFSAFAETEWQRLHPECGPIVRIDGLGDENIVHARVLDALAQNLPLSFRMLDQNTAT, from the coding sequence TTGCAGCGCGGGCAACTCATAGTTTTCGAGGGTTCCGAAGGTGCCGGGAAAAGCACGCAGCTGCGACGGCTGGCGCAGCGGCTTGCCTCTGCGGGGGTTGAGAACTCAGTGCTCCGTGAACCTGGCGGTACGCCCCTGGGGGATGCTATCCGGCGGCTCGTCCTTGAAGCTGACCACGACATTCTCCCTGCCACCGAGGCGCTGTTGTTCATGGCTTCCCGGGCGGAACTCGTCGAGCGGGAAATCGACCCACTGCTTGCCCGTGGTGTAGTTGTATTGATGGATCGCTTTTTTCTTTCTACGTACGCCTATCAGATCGCCGGGCGGGGACTTCCGGCGGAACAGGTCAGATCGGCCAATGCACTGGCGGCGGCGGGAATGGTTCCGAGCCTGACGCTGCTGATCGACTTGCCTGCCGGAGAGGGTCTGACAAGGGCTACAGCGCGCAGTGCTCAAGACCGGATAGAGCGCTCGGGGGATGACTTTCACGCGCGGGTGGGACGAGCCTTTTCCGCATTTGCCGAAACCGAATGGCAACGGCTTCACCCCGAATGCGGCCCAATTGTCAGAATCGATGGCCTCGGCGACGAAAACATCGTTCACGCCCGTGTGCTCGACGCTCTCGCGCAGAACTTGCCTCTCTCTTTCCGTATGCTCGACCAGAACACTGCCACATGA
- a CDS encoding S41 family peptidase has translation MTGNPRPPLRTRTATAALLLTVSLITGGWFVERGTRYGAVPSRAEAARLFDDVLSHIGRYYVDSLDAPALYRKAVDGMLYELADPYTTVLAPDKLGRLNETTSGNYAGIGVQADVRDGWMVVIAPTPGSAAERAGIQPGDRIIEVNGRSTQGWTIGEAMKEFRGKAGTSIALKIERPGMGAAIPLKLTRTPLHQSAVRRVAILPNGVGYLDLKAFSDSSEREVARGVDALLKRGMKSLILDMRSNPGGLLGQGLKVSDLFLGPGQKIVSLRGRTADANRDYTDSTAQRWPRLPIIVLVNDRSASAAEIVAGALQDHDRAVIVGESTYGKGSAQSIVPLADIGALKITTARWFTPSGRSITRPIDRGDDDLPDASRANPDSHRYRTDAGRIVYDGGGITPDVIESDSAQVRATRELQSELGRKVVLFRDALTNYALALKAKREISSQNFVVTQPMLDEVWKRMTARGVEIDRGIYDSNAPVVSALLAYDIARYVFGPEAEFRRRVANDSGIKTALSLAAGIDNQAALLARASERQKAQRAADNE, from the coding sequence ATGACCGGAAATCCCAGACCACCCCTGCGCACCCGGACCGCAACCGCCGCCCTCCTCCTAACGGTCTCGCTGATAACAGGCGGCTGGTTCGTCGAGCGAGGAACGCGTTATGGTGCAGTTCCTTCGAGAGCAGAAGCTGCGCGGCTCTTCGACGATGTGCTGTCTCACATCGGTCGGTACTACGTCGACTCGCTGGACGCGCCTGCTTTGTACCGGAAGGCGGTGGATGGAATGCTGTACGAGCTTGCGGATCCGTATACAACCGTCCTTGCTCCCGACAAGCTCGGGCGGCTGAATGAGACGACGAGCGGTAACTACGCCGGCATTGGTGTACAGGCCGACGTGCGCGATGGCTGGATGGTCGTTATCGCCCCGACGCCGGGGAGCGCGGCTGAGAGAGCTGGCATTCAGCCGGGCGATCGCATCATTGAAGTAAACGGCAGGTCGACGCAGGGATGGACCATTGGCGAGGCGATGAAAGAGTTCCGCGGCAAAGCGGGGACAAGCATTGCCCTGAAGATAGAACGACCCGGGATGGGCGCAGCGATTCCGTTGAAGCTCACTCGTACGCCACTCCACCAGAGTGCGGTGAGGCGGGTCGCGATTCTTCCAAACGGTGTCGGCTATCTCGACCTGAAAGCATTCAGCGACTCGAGCGAACGCGAGGTTGCGCGCGGAGTCGATGCTTTGCTCAAGCGCGGGATGAAATCGCTCATTCTGGATATGAGATCGAACCCCGGCGGCCTGCTTGGACAGGGCCTCAAGGTTTCCGACCTGTTCCTTGGCCCGGGTCAGAAAATCGTAAGTCTGCGGGGACGAACTGCTGACGCGAATCGCGATTACACCGACAGTACCGCCCAGCGTTGGCCGCGGCTTCCAATCATCGTTCTCGTGAATGACAGAAGCGCAAGCGCTGCAGAAATCGTTGCCGGAGCGCTCCAGGATCACGACCGCGCGGTCATTGTGGGTGAGTCGACCTACGGAAAAGGCAGCGCGCAGTCAATCGTTCCGCTGGCGGACATCGGCGCTCTCAAGATCACGACTGCCCGATGGTTCACTCCGTCCGGCAGATCGATAACGCGGCCAATCGACAGGGGCGATGACGATTTACCCGACGCGTCGCGCGCAAACCCCGACAGCCACCGCTATCGAACCGATGCAGGACGAATCGTATATGATGGCGGTGGAATCACACCGGACGTGATTGAAAGCGACAGCGCTCAGGTCCGGGCAACCCGCGAGCTCCAAAGCGAGCTGGGAAGGAAGGTGGTGCTGTTCAGAGATGCGCTGACCAATTACGCACTCGCACTAAAGGCGAAGCGTGAGATAAGTTCGCAGAACTTTGTTGTCACGCAGCCGATGCTGGACGAAGTATGGAAGCGGATGACCGCGCGCGGCGTAGAGATCGACAGGGGTATCTATGACTCGAATGCCCCGGTCGTATCGGCGCTGCTCGCCTACGACATTGCCAGATATGTATTCGGGCCGGAAGCTGAATTCCGACGCCGCGTCGCAAACGACAGCGGGATCAAGACCGCCTTGTCTCTTGCTGCGGGAATAGATAATCAGGCGGCGCTA